In Weissella tructae, the DNA window GCCGAAATGTCAGAACGTATTCTTGAAGTTGAAGATTTAAAAATTAATTTCCATACAGACAACGGTGAAGTCCAAGCGATTCGTGATATTTCATTCGCGTTGAACAAAGGTGAAACACTAGCAATTGTTGGTGAATCTGGATCTGGAAAGTCTGTTACAACACGCGCCATCATGGGATTACTTGCCAACAACTCAGAAGTTGTGAAGGGAAATATTACTTTTGATGGTCGTGAAATCATCCATATGGGTGAAAAGGAATTACAAAAGATTCGTGGTTCTGAAATTGCCATGGTTTTCCAAGACCCAATGACATCATTGGACCCAACGATGAAAATCGGGATGCAAATTGCCGAACCATTGATTAAGCACCAAGGATTGTCACGTAAAGAAGCATTGGCACGTGCACTAGAAATGATGAAGGATGTTGGTATTCCAAATGCTGAAGAACATTTGAATGATTACCCACACCAATTTTCAGGTGGAATGCGTCAACGTATTGTTATCGCAATTGCATTGATCAACCGACCTGATATTCTAATTGCGGACGAACCAACAACAGCGTTGGACGTTACGATTCAAGCGCAAATTTTGGACTTGATGAAGGAAATTCAAGCTGAAACAGAGTCATCAATTATTTTC includes these proteins:
- a CDS encoding ABC transporter ATP-binding protein produces the protein MSERILEVEDLKINFHTDNGEVQAIRDISFALNKGETLAIVGESGSGKSVTTRAIMGLLANNSEVVKGNITFDGREIIHMGEKELQKIRGSEIAMVFQDPMTSLDPTMKIGMQIAEPLIKHQGLSRKEALARALEMMKDVGIPNAEEHLNDYPHQFSGGMRQRIVIAIALINRPDILIADEPTTALDVTIQAQILDLMKEIQAETESSIIFITHDLGVVAGMADRVAVMYAGKIVEIGTIDEVFNFPQHPYTWGLLNSMPTVDTQSGQLQAIPGTPPDLVHPPHGDAFAARNKYALSIDKKEQPPYFQLTPTHFAATWLLDERAPEVELPAEIQKRWAAYIAENPDAMAQRETAKPVRSDAILAE